The following are encoded together in the Cicer arietinum cultivar CDC Frontier isolate Library 1 chromosome 2, Cicar.CDCFrontier_v2.0, whole genome shotgun sequence genome:
- the LOC101493049 gene encoding uncharacterized protein — MAHREWMGDESKQSVEYIQGVNEFLEFAFQNSEINGKIMCPCTNCANCHSYSRRIVYEHLTNPRCGFLRGYRRWVFHGEKPTTSSTTTERVEMEHDMDGLINDIFVIDSIKEPFCGEGGRNPDVGETSKIYQFVRENEQMLYPNCRKYSKLSFIIHFYHLKCLHGWSDKSFSMLLDLLRDVLSEENSLPKSYYETKKIILGLGLGYKKIHACLNDYILYWDRYINDQVCPKCGTSRWKPKDEDVQTNGMETSQKRKNLPSKILRWFPLKPRLQRLFMSSKVAESMRWHHEGRLNDCLLWHPTGSLAWKEFDARYPIFSSDPRNVRLGVASDGFNPFKTMSITHSTWPVMVIPYNLPPWMCMKQSFFMLSLLIPGPKGPGNNIDVYLQPLVQELQDLWENGIETFDAYKKETFQLHVVIMWTINDFPAYANLSGWSTKGQYACPCCGIETTSRWLRHGKKFCYMCHRHWLAPNHKWRLNSKILMEHGS, encoded by the coding sequence ATGGCGCATAGAGAGTGGATGGGTGATGAATCAAAACAAAGTGTAGAATATATTCAAGGGGTTAATGAATTTCTTGaatttgcttttcaaaattcaGAAATCAATGGAAAAATAATGTGCCCTTGTACAAATTGTGCCAATTGTCACTCATATTCTCGTAGAATTGTTTACGAACACTTAACTAATCCACGATGTGGATTTCTTAGAGGTTATAGGCGATGGGTATTTCATGGTGAGAAGCCTACAACTTCAAGCACCACAACTGAACGTGTAGAAATGGAGCATGACATGGATGgattaattaatgatatttttgtaattgattctaTAAAAGAGCCATTTTGTGGTGAAGGTGGAAGGAATCCAGATGTCGGAGAAACATCTAAGATTTACCAATTTGTGAGGGAGAATGAACAAATGCTCTATCCAAACTGTAGGAAGTATAGCAAGCTATCATTTATCATACATTTCTATCATTTAAAGTGTCTTCATGGATGGAGTGACAAATCATTTTCTATGTTGTTAGATTTACTCAGAGATGTTTTATCAGAAGAAAATAGTTTGCCAAAGTCATACTATGAAACTAAGAAGATAATTTTAGGGTTAGGATTGGGGTATAAGAAGATTCATGCTTGTCTAAATGATTACATACTCTATTGGGATAGATATATAAATGATCAAGTATGTCCAAAGTGTGGTACGTCAAGGTGGAAACCAAAAGATGAAGATGTACAAACTAATGGGATGGAGACCTCTCAAAAGCGAAAGAATTTACCATCAAAAATTCTTCGATGGTTCCCATTGAAGCCAAGACTGCAGAGGTTGTTCATGTCCTCCAAAGTTGCTGAGTCGATGAGATGGCACCATGAGGGTCGATTGAATGATTGTCTTCTTTGGCATCCTACTGGCTCCCTTGCTTGGAAAGAGTTTGATGCTCGATATCCAATATTTTCTTCAGATCCTCGTAATGTTCGATTAGGAGTGGCTTCTGATGGGTTCAATCCTTTCAAGACTATGAGTATTACTCATAGCACTTGGCCTGTTATGGTAATTCCATATAATCTTCCTCCTTGGATGTGCATGAAACAATCATTCTTCATGTTATCACTACTAATTCCTGGTCCTAAAGGTCCCGGAAATAACATTGATGTTTACCTACAACCATTAGTACAAGAGTTGCAAGACTTATGGGAAAATGGAATTGAAACATTTGATGCCTATAAGAAAGAGACATTTCAACTTCATGTTGTTATAATGTGGACTATTAATGACTTTCCAGCATATGCTAACCTGTCTGGATGGAGTACTAAAGGTCAATATGCATGTCCTTGTTGTGGTATTGAAACAACCTCACGATGGTTACGTCATGGTAAAAAATTTTGTTACATGTGTCATCGTCATTGGTTAGCTCCCAACCATAAATGGAGGTTAAATAGTAAGATTTTGATGGAACACGGGAGTTAA